The Clostridiaceae bacterium genome has a window encoding:
- a CDS encoding 4Fe-4S binding protein — translation MKTIKLALYFPTNIITKPITYHLIKDYDLVVNILNADVSLNKIGKLVADISGEEENIEKGLNFIKEQGADYKLIAKTIVWQEESCVHCGACTAVCPSGALNMDKINWNLNFDKEKCLACELCVKACPLKVMQISI, via the coding sequence ATGAAAACTATTAAATTGGCTCTTTATTTCCCTACTAATATAATAACAAAACCAATAACATACCACCTGATAAAAGATTACGATCTTGTGGTAAACATTCTGAATGCAGATGTCAGCCTTAATAAAATAGGAAAGCTTGTTGCCGATATATCAGGTGAAGAGGAAAATATTGAAAAAGGCTTGAATTTTATTAAAGAACAGGGTGCAGATTACAAGCTGATTGCCAAAACAATTGTGTGGCAGGAGGAATCATGCGTTCATTGTGGTGCCTGTACGGCAGTTTGTCCTTCAGGGGCTTTGAATATGGATAAAATTAACTGGAATCTGAATTTTGACAAGGAAAAATGCCTTGCATGCGAGCTTTGCGTCAAAGCATGCCCACTTAAAGTTATGCAAATATCCATATGA
- a CDS encoding UPF0280 family protein, whose protein sequence is MYEERNYRKLFKGINLHFFNVSVFETDLCIGAEKNLYNEALYAVKKYRNQIEAYIKMYPDFLTSLEPVSFKPGSSVIIQRMCTAAEKAGVGPMAAVAGAIAEMVGMDLLKYSNEVIVENGGDIYLKTKEHRKIGVFAGKSPFSEKICLEIAPEDTPLGVCTSSGTVGHSLSFGKADAAVILADDAFLADAVATATGNRVKTWEDIDAAIEFASGIEGVKGVLIIVGDKMGAYGNIKLAPF, encoded by the coding sequence ATGTATGAAGAACGAAACTATAGGAAGTTGTTTAAGGGTATAAATTTACACTTTTTTAATGTATCTGTTTTTGAAACAGATTTATGCATCGGAGCTGAAAAAAACTTATATAATGAAGCACTATATGCTGTTAAAAAGTACAGGAACCAGATTGAAGCGTATATAAAAATGTATCCTGATTTTTTGACAAGTCTTGAGCCTGTATCCTTTAAACCGGGTTCTTCCGTAATTATTCAAAGGATGTGTACTGCGGCTGAAAAAGCAGGAGTGGGACCTATGGCTGCAGTAGCAGGTGCCATTGCTGAGATGGTAGGAATGGATCTGCTAAAGTATTCAAATGAAGTAATTGTTGAAAATGGAGGGGATATCTACCTAAAAACAAAGGAACATCGAAAAATAGGAGTATTTGCAGGAAAGTCACCATTTAGTGAGAAAATCTGCCTGGAAATTGCTCCTGAAGATACGCCACTGGGTGTATGCACATCATCGGGAACGGTAGGTCATTCTTTGAGTTTCGGAAAAGCAGATGCGGCTGTCATTTTGGCTGATGATGCTTTTCTTGCAGATGCTGTGGCAACAGCCACAGGAAATAGGGTCAAGACTTGGGAAGATATTGACGCTGCAATAGAATTTGCTTCCGGTATAGAAGGAGTAAAGGGAGTATTGATTATAGTAGGAGATAAAATGGGAGCATATGGGAATATCAAGTTAGCTCCGTTTTAG
- the proB gene encoding glutamate 5-kinase, whose product MSNIREDLTKAKRIVVKVGTSTITHGTGLINLARIDRLARVISDIANQGKDVVLVTSGAIGVGVGKLKLKEKPKTVRGKQAVAAIGQCELMHIYSKFFSEYGHIVGQILLTRDVVDDDHRRQNVENTFETLFEFGAIPIVNENDSVAIDEIECQELKVFGDNDTLSAIVAKIIGADLLVILSDIDGFYDCDPRKNSCSKMIAVIDEITPKIEECAGGVGSDRGTGGMITKIRAAKIVNSAGIDMVLTNGDKPEVLLDIINGKEIGTLFRAKNK is encoded by the coding sequence ATGAGTAATATTCGTGAGGATTTAACTAAAGCAAAGAGAATCGTGGTCAAGGTCGGAACATCAACAATTACCCATGGCACGGGATTGATTAACCTGGCGAGGATTGATAGGTTGGCCAGAGTAATATCCGATATAGCAAATCAGGGAAAAGATGTAGTTCTTGTTACTTCGGGAGCTATTGGTGTTGGGGTAGGAAAATTAAAATTGAAGGAAAAACCCAAAACAGTACGTGGTAAACAAGCGGTGGCTGCTATAGGCCAGTGTGAACTAATGCATATTTACAGTAAATTTTTCTCTGAGTATGGCCATATAGTGGGACAAATCCTTTTAACCCGTGATGTAGTGGACGATGACCACAGGCGGCAAAATGTAGAAAATACATTCGAAACTTTATTTGAGTTTGGTGCAATACCCATCGTTAATGAAAACGACTCTGTCGCCATAGATGAGATAGAATGTCAGGAATTAAAAGTTTTTGGTGACAATGATACTCTGTCTGCCATAGTAGCCAAGATCATAGGAGCGGATTTATTGGTGATACTATCAGATATTGATGGGTTCTATGACTGTGATCCCAGAAAAAACAGTTGTTCAAAAATGATTGCAGTAATCGATGAAATCACTCCGAAGATTGAAGAATGTGCCGGAGGAGTAGGGTCGGACAGGGGAACCGGAGGTATGATTACAAAGATTAGAGCTGCAAAAATAGTAAATTCCGCAGGAATAGATATGGTACTGACCAATGGAGATAAACCGGAAGTGCTTTTGGACATAATAAACGGTAAAGAAATAGGTACGTTATTTAGGGCAAAAAATAAATAA